The following proteins come from a genomic window of Anaerohalosphaeraceae bacterium:
- the recJ gene encoding single-stranded-DNA-specific exonuclease RecJ, producing MAQARMQRKIWEIRPRCAHSKTLAEQLKITPLFAQVLLNRQISDPKSAQSFLSPKLTDLIEPGRLPGMTEAVERIRRAIERQEPIVLYGDYDVDGISSVAILWHLFRLLNVRADYYIPHRVDEGYGLNAEAVRQLAEAGMKLLITVDCGISACEEAALARQLGMDVILTDHHRPGPVLPEAQAIVHPLLDADYPNPNAAGAMVAFKLAWALAESYRRGGQMPPELRQYLLNATTLAGLGTIADVVELRGENRVIAGFGLKALEESNLCGIRALIEAADLAGRGLDSYDIAFTLAPMLNAAGRMGHARLAVELLTTDSPYRAMQIAQYLKEQNKLRQKCQRDIFKQVRQRILDAGLNHPDRRTIVLAGENWHPGVIGIVASRVIEEFGKPAILINLENGTGQGSGRSVEGFNLYEALCACGEHLIRFGGHEMAAGLRIQADKVAAFAQAVEEYARRQCADVPPAAALTIDAEASVREISGQFMRELASLEPFGQGNPRPVFATRGVRLIAPPRRCGAKNDHLQLSIQDKTGAVRCIGFGMGSLEKKLLETDAFHIAYQPQYNTYNGSTTLQFVLEDIQFE from the coding sequence ATGGCTCAGGCAAGGATGCAGCGGAAAATCTGGGAGATTCGCCCTCGCTGTGCCCATTCCAAGACCCTTGCCGAACAGCTCAAAATCACGCCGCTTTTTGCTCAGGTGCTTCTGAATCGGCAGATTTCCGACCCGAAGAGTGCCCAGTCGTTTCTGTCGCCGAAGCTGACGGACCTGATTGAGCCGGGGCGTCTGCCGGGGATGACGGAGGCCGTGGAGCGCATCCGTCGAGCCATCGAGCGTCAGGAACCCATTGTTCTGTATGGGGATTATGATGTGGACGGCATCAGCAGCGTGGCAATCCTCTGGCATTTGTTCCGTCTGCTGAATGTTCGGGCGGATTACTACATTCCCCATCGCGTTGATGAGGGATATGGGCTGAACGCCGAAGCCGTTCGTCAGCTGGCCGAAGCGGGGATGAAACTGCTGATTACGGTGGACTGCGGCATCAGTGCCTGTGAAGAGGCGGCTTTGGCCCGTCAACTCGGAATGGATGTGATTCTTACGGACCATCACCGCCCGGGGCCTGTGCTGCCGGAGGCGCAGGCGATTGTTCATCCGCTTCTGGACGCGGATTATCCGAATCCAAATGCGGCCGGTGCAATGGTTGCTTTTAAGCTGGCCTGGGCGCTGGCCGAATCGTACCGGCGCGGCGGACAGATGCCGCCGGAACTGCGCCAGTACCTGCTTAATGCCACAACGCTGGCGGGGCTGGGCACGATTGCCGACGTGGTGGAGCTGCGCGGAGAAAACCGGGTGATTGCGGGCTTTGGTCTGAAGGCCCTGGAGGAATCGAATCTGTGCGGCATCCGTGCCCTCATCGAGGCGGCCGACCTGGCCGGACGCGGGCTGGACAGTTATGACATTGCCTTTACGCTGGCCCCGATGCTCAATGCCGCCGGCCGAATGGGGCACGCCCGGCTGGCTGTGGAGCTGCTGACGACTGACAGCCCCTACCGGGCGATGCAGATTGCTCAGTATCTGAAGGAGCAGAACAAGCTCCGCCAGAAATGCCAGCGGGATATTTTCAAACAGGTCCGCCAGCGGATTCTGGATGCGGGGCTGAATCATCCGGACCGCCGGACGATTGTTCTGGCCGGCGAAAACTGGCACCCGGGCGTCATCGGCATTGTGGCGTCGCGCGTGATTGAGGAGTTCGGCAAGCCCGCCATCCTGATTAATCTGGAAAACGGCACCGGCCAGGGCTCCGGACGGTCGGTGGAGGGGTTTAATCTGTATGAGGCCCTGTGTGCCTGCGGAGAGCATCTGATTCGCTTTGGGGGGCACGAGATGGCGGCGGGCCTTCGCATTCAGGCCGACAAGGTGGCCGCGTTTGCCCAGGCCGTGGAGGAATACGCCCGCCGGCAATGTGCGGATGTGCCGCCCGCGGCGGCCCTGACGATTGATGCAGAGGCGTCCGTGCGGGAGATTTCCGGGCAGTTTATGCGGGAGCTGGCGTCGCTGGAGCCGTTTGGGCAGGGCAATCCGCGGCCGGTGTTTGCCACGCGAGGGGTGCGGCTGATTGCGCCCCCGCGGCGGTGCGGGGCCAAAAACGACCACCTGCAGCTGTCGATTCAGGACAAAACCGGCGCCGTGCGGTGCATCGGATTCGGGATGGGCTCGCTCGAAAAGAAACTGCTCGAAACCGATGCCTTCCACATTGCCTACCAGCCTCAGTACAACACCTACAACGGCTCAACCACCCTTCAGTTTGTCCTCGAGGACATCCAGTTTGAATAA
- a CDS encoding acetate kinase, whose amino-acid sequence MKILVINAGSSSIKFQLFEMPAGTIAAKGMVERIGQAEAQLHYSANTHQISRSVQAADHQQAMKVILAILADAHVGAVKDAAEIQAVGHRVVHGGEEFTGSVKIDDAVLKSIERFADLAPLHNPPNLTGIRAAQQALPNAVQVACFDTAFHATIPQTAYLYGLPFEIYEKYRVRRYGFHGTSHRYVARRAAELMGRDKYALNAITCHLGNGCSITAVKNGRSVDTSMGLTPLEGVIMGTRCGDLDPAIVFYLADKGYSVAQLNEMFNKKSGLLGISGVSNDMRNLTEQAAKGHPRAQLAIDIFCYRIKKYIGAYTAVLGTLDAVIFTGGIGENNAAIRRQILSDLPQLGIEVDAARNEAREPKERLISTDCSRVKVYVIPTNEEAAIAADTYRLVQS is encoded by the coding sequence ATGAAGATACTGGTGATTAACGCCGGCAGCTCTTCGATTAAGTTTCAGCTGTTTGAGATGCCGGCCGGAACAATTGCGGCCAAAGGAATGGTCGAGCGGATCGGACAAGCGGAGGCGCAGCTTCACTATTCGGCAAACACCCATCAGATTAGCCGGTCTGTTCAGGCGGCCGACCATCAGCAGGCCATGAAAGTCATCCTCGCCATTTTGGCAGATGCTCACGTGGGTGCGGTCAAAGACGCCGCAGAGATTCAGGCGGTCGGGCACCGCGTTGTACACGGGGGCGAAGAGTTTACCGGTTCGGTCAAAATTGACGATGCCGTGCTCAAATCCATTGAACGGTTTGCGGACCTGGCGCCGCTGCACAACCCGCCGAATCTGACGGGCATTCGGGCCGCTCAGCAGGCCCTGCCGAACGCCGTTCAGGTTGCCTGTTTCGATACGGCGTTTCACGCGACGATTCCGCAGACGGCTTATCTGTACGGTCTTCCGTTCGAGATTTACGAGAAATACCGCGTGCGGCGATACGGCTTTCACGGAACCAGTCATCGGTATGTTGCGCGGCGGGCGGCGGAACTGATGGGACGCGACAAGTACGCCCTGAATGCCATCACCTGTCATCTGGGCAACGGCTGCTCGATTACCGCCGTCAAAAACGGTCGGAGCGTCGATACCTCGATGGGCCTGACTCCGCTGGAAGGCGTCATCATGGGAACCCGCTGCGGAGACCTCGACCCGGCGATTGTGTTTTATCTGGCGGACAAGGGCTACTCCGTCGCCCAGCTGAACGAAATGTTCAACAAAAAGAGCGGTTTGCTGGGCATTTCGGGCGTTTCCAATGACATGCGGAATCTGACTGAGCAGGCCGCCAAGGGGCACCCGCGGGCTCAGCTGGCGATAGACATCTTCTGCTATCGAATCAAAAAATATATCGGAGCGTACACGGCCGTTCTTGGAACGCTGGATGCTGTGATTTTCACCGGCGGCATCGGGGAAAATAACGCCGCTATTCGCCGGCAGATTTTGTCGGACCTGCCGCAGCTGGGGATTGAGGTCGATGCAGCCCGCAACGAGGCCCGCGAGCCCAAAGAGCGGCTCATCAGCACAGACTGCTCGCGCGTGAAGGTCTATGTGATTCCTACAAACGAAGAAGCGGCGATTGCGGCGGACACCTATCGGCTGGTTCAGTCCTGA
- a CDS encoding MauE/DoxX family redox-associated membrane protein — MKLGNRIVMTLAGLLLAAAALLKFHEVLTVYIPSWREHGIWESYEFFLFQIPLEFALGVWIVSGVFRKASWLAATCAYFAFIFVTLGKALVGAESCGCFGRIHVNPWYTLTLIDIPFFVLLLIFRPKGEKLLPPPWPHPLHALATAVPAIGFMAIAAPILVALRPEFKKPEQWTPVAKPVRPILIPLPPKVETPQPENIPQNTQIAQTEEPDTKEPATPDNVVPETPEEPVKETPAVRSEVPQWPWLQYIDIADQLKSGIAVILMYHHDCPTCAQMVPLYDEYAKEMAKQGETLMTIAFVAVPPYGEAGPVPADTPCLKGRLSDKQKWAIMSPYVVALVDGGFVRDWPQGTAPQPETILDEIFEHP, encoded by the coding sequence ATGAAGCTTGGCAATCGAATTGTGATGACTCTGGCAGGCCTGCTGCTGGCCGCGGCGGCGCTTTTAAAATTCCACGAGGTCCTCACCGTTTACATCCCTTCCTGGCGGGAACACGGCATCTGGGAATCGTACGAGTTTTTCCTGTTTCAAATCCCGCTGGAGTTTGCGCTTGGGGTCTGGATTGTTTCCGGAGTGTTCCGCAAGGCCTCCTGGCTGGCGGCGACGTGCGCCTATTTTGCCTTTATTTTTGTGACGCTGGGCAAGGCGCTGGTTGGGGCGGAATCGTGCGGCTGCTTCGGTCGAATTCACGTAAACCCCTGGTACACCTTGACTTTGATTGACATCCCGTTCTTTGTTCTGCTGCTGATTTTCCGTCCGAAAGGGGAAAAACTGCTTCCGCCGCCCTGGCCGCATCCTCTGCACGCGTTGGCGACGGCCGTTCCGGCAATCGGGTTTATGGCGATTGCCGCCCCCATTCTGGTTGCACTTCGTCCGGAATTTAAGAAACCGGAGCAGTGGACGCCGGTGGCGAAACCGGTTCGTCCTATACTCATTCCGCTTCCGCCAAAAGTGGAAACGCCCCAGCCGGAAAATATTCCCCAGAATACCCAGATTGCCCAAACAGAAGAGCCGGACACAAAAGAGCCGGCAACGCCCGATAACGTCGTTCCGGAAACCCCAGAGGAGCCTGTCAAGGAAACTCCGGCGGTTCGGTCAGAAGTGCCCCAATGGCCGTGGCTTCAGTATATTGATATTGCCGACCAGCTCAAAAGCGGCATTGCGGTCATTCTGATGTATCATCATGACTGCCCCACCTGTGCCCAGATGGTTCCGCTGTACGATGAGTATGCTAAGGAGATGGCTAAGCAGGGTGAGACGCTGATGACCATCGCCTTTGTGGCAGTGCCTCCCTATGGCGAGGCCGGGCCTGTACCGGCGGACACCCCCTGCCTGAAGGGTCGGCTGAGCGACAAGCAAAAATGGGCGATTATGAGCCCCTATGTAGTGGCCCTGGTTGACGGCGGGTTTGTGAGAGACTGGCCGCAGGGTACGGCTCCCCAGCCCGAGACCATCCTCGATGAAATCTTTGAGCACCCCTGA
- a CDS encoding DNA methyltransferase, producing the protein MRKSKIRPSIVAHVKNPSQPEATTVWSFPVRGSWATHSSRYRGNFAPQVARNIIQMYSQPGQTVLDPMAGGGTTLIECRLLGRRYIGCDINPAAVALCEQAVDFPLDGPDAGGQIVCADVRDLSFLADASVDLILTHPPYLNLIRYSSGRISGDLSNISSVDKFCRAMREAAAELYRVLKGGRFCAILIGDTRRGRHFVPLAFRVMEQFLEVGFVLKEDIIKVQHNCTCTGRWIAAARRNRFYLIMHEHLFVFRKPAPREDLSRLKDSRRPAKC; encoded by the coding sequence ATGAGAAAATCCAAGATACGGCCATCGATTGTTGCTCATGTAAAAAATCCGAGTCAGCCGGAGGCGACGACGGTCTGGTCGTTTCCGGTACGGGGCTCGTGGGCGACGCACAGCAGCCGCTATCGGGGCAATTTTGCTCCGCAGGTGGCCCGCAATATCATCCAGATGTATTCGCAGCCGGGCCAGACGGTGCTGGACCCGATGGCAGGCGGCGGCACCACGCTGATTGAGTGCCGTCTGCTGGGCCGCCGCTACATCGGCTGCGACATCAATCCCGCAGCTGTGGCCCTGTGCGAACAGGCGGTCGATTTTCCGCTGGACGGTCCCGATGCGGGCGGACAAATCGTCTGTGCGGATGTGCGGGACCTGTCGTTTCTGGCCGACGCGTCCGTGGACCTGATTCTCACGCATCCGCCCTATCTGAATCTGATTCGCTATTCCAGCGGCCGGATTTCCGGCGACCTGTCCAACATTTCCAGTGTGGACAAATTCTGCCGGGCGATGCGGGAGGCCGCCGCCGAACTGTACCGCGTGCTCAAAGGCGGCCGCTTCTGCGCCATCCTCATCGGCGACACCCGCCGGGGCCGCCATTTTGTCCCGCTGGCCTTCCGCGTAATGGAGCAGTTTCTGGAGGTCGGTTTCGTTCTCAAGGAGGACATCATCAAGGTCCAGCACAACTGCACGTGCACGGGACGGTGGATTGCCGCAGCGCGAAGGAATCGGTTTTATTTGATTATGCACGAGCACCTGTTTGTCTTCCGCAAACCCGCCCCGCGGGAGGACCTGAGCCGGCTGAAGGATTCCCGCCGCCCTGCCAAATGCTAA